From a single Nissabacter sp. SGAir0207 genomic region:
- a CDS encoding DUF413 domain-containing protein, whose translation MAESFTTTNRFFDNKHYPRGFSRHGDFTIKEAQLLERHGHAFNELDLGSRDPVTDEEVQFVAVCRGEREPTSEAEKVWTKYVTRIRRPKRFHTLSGGKPQMDTVEDYTESDD comes from the coding sequence ATGGCGGAAAGCTTCACCACGACAAATCGATTTTTTGATAACAAACACTACCCGCGCGGGTTCTCCCGCCACGGCGATTTCACCATTAAAGAGGCGCAATTGCTAGAACGCCACGGCCATGCTTTCAACGAGCTGGACCTGGGGAGCCGCGATCCAGTCACTGACGAAGAGGTGCAGTTTGTCGCAGTGTGCCGCGGCGAGCGTGAGCCGACGTCAGAAGCTGAAAAGGTGTGGACGAAATACGTGACCCGTATCCGGCGTCCGAAGCGTTTCCATACGCTGTCTGGCGGTAAGCCGCAGATGGATACCGTCGAAGACTACACCGAAAGCGACGACTAA
- the hdfR gene encoding HTH-type transcriptional regulator HdfR, with protein sequence MDTELLKTFLEVSRTRHFGRAAESLYLTQSAVSFRIRQLENQLGANLFTRHRNNIRLTPAGERLLPYAESLMSTWQQAKKEVVRSLHHAELSIGATASLWEAFLTSWLQTLYQAHNSLQLEARVALRHSLVKQLHERELDLLITTEQPKMDELSSQLLGNFSLRLFTGAQSGPPARKHYIRLEWGADFTQHENRIISNDQEPMLTTTSAHLTRQLLESNGGCAFLPSHWARLYPRLEINDDVPTLVRPLYAVWLQNSDQHALIRLLLKSPVKTEV encoded by the coding sequence GTGGACACGGAATTACTGAAAACCTTTCTGGAGGTCAGTAGAACTCGCCATTTTGGTCGGGCGGCGGAATCTCTCTATCTAACCCAGTCAGCGGTCAGTTTTCGCATTCGCCAGCTGGAAAATCAGCTCGGCGCGAATCTGTTTACCCGCCACCGCAATAACATCCGTCTGACGCCCGCCGGCGAACGGCTGCTGCCCTACGCAGAGAGCCTGATGAGTACCTGGCAGCAGGCCAAGAAAGAGGTGGTGCGTTCGCTGCACCATGCGGAGCTCTCCATTGGCGCCACAGCCTCGCTGTGGGAGGCGTTCTTGACCTCCTGGCTGCAGACCCTTTATCAGGCGCACAACTCCCTCCAGCTGGAGGCGCGCGTTGCCTTGCGCCATTCGCTGGTGAAGCAGTTGCATGAGCGGGAATTAGATCTGCTGATTACGACGGAGCAGCCGAAGATGGATGAGCTATCCAGCCAGCTGCTGGGCAACTTCTCATTGCGCCTGTTCACCGGCGCGCAGAGTGGCCCGCCAGCGCGCAAGCACTACATCCGTCTGGAGTGGGGCGCGGACTTCACCCAGCATGAAAATCGGATTATCTCCAATGATCAGGAGCCGATGCTGACCACTACCTCGGCCCACCTGACTCGCCAGTTGCTGGAGAGCAACGGCGGCTGCGCCTTCCTGCCGAGCCACTGGGCCAGACTCTACCCACGGCTGGAGATCAATGACGACGTGCCGACGCTGGTTCGCCCGCTCTACGCTGTCTGGTTGCAGAACAGCGACCAACATGCGCTGATCCGCCTTTTGCTCAAAAGCCCGGTGAAAACTGAAGTCTAG
- the yjfF gene encoding galactofuranose ABC transporter, permease protein YjfF, with product MLKRNFPLLITIVVFVLGYAYCLSQFPGFASTRVIGDLLTDNAFLGIVAVGMTFVILSGGIDLSVGSVIAFTGVLLAKLIGDMGINPFVAFGIVLVMGAMFGGLMGWIIDTLKLPAFIITLAGMFFIRGMSFIVSEESLPIDHPVYSALASFAWKMPGGGRFTLLALVMLLVVAIGIVLAHRTRFGNNVYAIGGNALSAALMGVPVRKTTIYIYMLSSTLAVLSGIVFSLYTSAGYALAASGVELDAIAAVVIGGTLLSGGVGTVLGSLFGVMIQGLIQTYITFDGTLSSWWTKIVIGILLFAFIGLQKGLSVFWAARRAKPRHPRPKAATP from the coding sequence ATGCTCAAGCGCAACTTTCCCCTGCTGATCACCATTGTGGTCTTTGTTCTTGGCTATGCCTACTGCCTGAGCCAGTTCCCGGGCTTCGCCTCCACGCGCGTCATTGGCGACCTACTGACAGACAACGCCTTCCTCGGCATCGTGGCGGTGGGCATGACCTTTGTCATTCTCTCTGGCGGCATCGATCTCTCTGTGGGGTCTGTCATCGCCTTTACCGGTGTCCTGCTGGCCAAACTGATTGGTGATATGGGCATCAATCCCTTTGTCGCGTTCGGCATAGTCTTGGTGATGGGGGCGATGTTTGGCGGCCTGATGGGGTGGATCATCGACACCCTGAAACTGCCAGCCTTTATCATCACGCTGGCGGGCATGTTCTTTATCCGCGGCATGAGTTTTATCGTCTCCGAGGAGTCACTGCCTATCGATCACCCAGTCTATAGCGCACTGGCGAGTTTCGCCTGGAAGATGCCCGGCGGTGGGCGCTTTACGCTGCTGGCGCTGGTGATGCTGCTGGTCGTGGCGATCGGCATTGTGCTGGCGCACCGCACCCGGTTCGGCAACAACGTTTACGCCATCGGCGGCAACGCGCTGTCGGCAGCGCTGATGGGCGTGCCGGTCAGAAAGACCACCATCTATATCTACATGCTCTCCAGCACGCTAGCGGTGCTCTCTGGCATTGTCTTCTCGCTCTATACCTCGGCGGGCTATGCGCTGGCGGCCAGCGGCGTTGAATTGGATGCCATCGCGGCGGTAGTGATTGGTGGCACGCTGTTGAGCGGCGGGGTGGGCACGGTACTGGGCAGCCTGTTCGGTGTGATGATTCAGGGCCTGATCCAGACCTATATCACCTTTGATGGCACGCTCAGCTCCTGGTGGACCAAAATCGTCATTGGCATTCTGCTGTTTGCCTTTATCGGCTTGCAGAAGGGGCTGAGCGTCTTTTGGGCGGCGCGACGGGCAAAACCCCGCCATCCGCGGCCCAAGGCCGCCACGCCCTAG
- the ytfT gene encoding galactofuranose ABC transporter, ATP-binding protein YtfT, which translates to MSHRSVPMTGNPRKIRWVLPKGATQFGALAIILLIDSLVAPHFFSIHIQDGRLFGSLVDIFNRGAPVALLALGMTLVIATGGIDLSVGAVMAIAGATAATLTSHGYPLGMVLPAALAVGAICGLWNGFLVAVLQIQPIVATLMLMVAGRGIAQLITEGQIVTFESGALSHLGSGALFTLPMPIIIAFAMLIAVWVLTRKTALGLFIESVGINLRSAYNAGVNTRLVLVAVYVICGICAAVAGVIVTADIRGADANNAGLWLELDAILAVVIGGGSLLGGRFNLLLSVIGALIIQGMNTGILLSGFKPEFNLVLKALVVLAVLVVQSPRVSLRNLLRRKP; encoded by the coding sequence ATGAGCCACAGGAGCGTACCGATGACCGGCAATCCTCGCAAAATACGCTGGGTACTGCCCAAAGGCGCGACGCAGTTTGGGGCGCTGGCCATCATCCTATTGATTGATAGCCTGGTTGCGCCGCACTTTTTCTCTATTCATATCCAGGATGGCCGCCTGTTTGGCAGTCTGGTGGACATCTTCAACCGTGGCGCGCCGGTGGCATTGCTGGCACTGGGCATGACGCTGGTGATCGCCACCGGCGGCATTGACCTCTCGGTCGGGGCAGTGATGGCAATCGCCGGTGCCACCGCCGCCACCCTGACCAGCCACGGTTATCCACTCGGCATGGTGTTGCCTGCGGCGCTGGCGGTCGGGGCAATCTGCGGGCTATGGAACGGCTTTCTGGTGGCGGTACTGCAAATCCAGCCGATTGTCGCCACCCTGATGCTGATGGTGGCGGGCCGGGGCATCGCCCAGCTGATCACCGAAGGGCAAATTGTCACCTTTGAGAGCGGCGCGCTCTCGCACCTCGGCAGTGGGGCGCTGTTCACCCTGCCAATGCCGATCATCATCGCATTCGCCATGCTGATCGCCGTCTGGGTACTGACGCGCAAAACCGCGCTGGGGCTGTTTATTGAGTCGGTCGGCATCAACTTACGCTCGGCTTACAATGCTGGCGTCAATACCCGGCTGGTGTTGGTGGCCGTGTATGTGATCTGCGGTATCTGTGCCGCCGTGGCCGGGGTGATTGTCACGGCAGACATTCGTGGCGCGGATGCCAATAACGCCGGCCTATGGCTGGAATTGGACGCCATCCTGGCGGTGGTGATTGGCGGCGGCTCGCTATTGGGTGGCCGCTTCAACCTGCTGCTGTCGGTGATTGGCGCGCTGATCATCCAAGGGATGAATACCGGGATCTTACTCTCCGGCTTCAAACCGGAATTCAATCTGGTGCTGAAAGCGTTGGTGGTGCTGGCGGTACTGGTAGTGCAGTCACCGCGCGTCTCCCTGCGCAACCTGTTACGGAGAAAGCCCTGA
- the ytfR gene encoding galactofuranose ABC transporter, ATP-binding protein YtfR codes for MANPQHELLLEVRGLSVEFPGVKALQQVDFSLRRGEIVALLGENGAGKSTLIKALTGVYRRSEGTILLEGEPVEPLSTAQAQVLGIGTVYQEVNLLPNISVAANLFIGREPTRFGMVNQGKMERQARELLAGYGLHLDVSQPLSTYSIAIQQIVAIARAVDLSAKVLILDEPTASLDAKEVTMLLGILAQLRDRGLAMIFVTHFLDQVYRISDRITVLRNGSLVGTRNTAELPRLELVQMMLGHSFDESLLKRGEHDAVQGEPLVEFSQYGRRGLIENFDLAVRPGEIVGLAGLLGSGRTETAQLIFGIKKHDSGHAKVKGRAVRVTTPRKAARLGFGYCPEDRKTDGIIGAATVRENIILALQAQRGWLRPIPLKEQQQLATHFIKLLGIRTPGPEQEIQYLSGGNQQKVLLSRWLATQPKFLILDEPTRGIDVGAHAEIIRLIEKLCADGLALLVISSELEELAGYADRIVVLRDHRHITQLEQRDISVPAIMQAIAVQ; via the coding sequence ATGGCGAATCCTCAACATGAGCTTTTACTGGAGGTTCGCGGCTTATCCGTTGAATTTCCGGGCGTCAAAGCCCTGCAACAGGTTGATTTCAGTTTGAGGCGTGGGGAGATTGTCGCCCTGCTGGGAGAGAATGGTGCGGGGAAGTCCACCCTGATTAAAGCCCTGACCGGTGTCTATCGCCGCTCGGAGGGCACTATTCTCCTGGAAGGCGAGCCGGTGGAACCGCTCAGTACCGCGCAGGCACAGGTGCTGGGCATCGGTACGGTCTATCAGGAGGTGAATTTGCTGCCGAATATTTCGGTGGCCGCCAATCTGTTTATTGGCCGCGAGCCAACCCGTTTCGGCATGGTCAATCAGGGCAAAATGGAGCGCCAGGCGCGTGAACTACTGGCGGGTTATGGTCTGCATCTTGACGTTAGCCAGCCGCTCTCCACCTACTCAATTGCCATCCAACAAATCGTGGCGATTGCCCGGGCGGTGGATCTCTCCGCCAAGGTACTGATTCTGGATGAACCGACCGCCAGCCTGGATGCCAAAGAGGTCACCATGCTGCTGGGGATCCTGGCGCAACTGCGCGATCGCGGTTTGGCGATGATTTTTGTGACGCACTTTCTCGATCAGGTCTACCGCATCAGCGATCGCATCACGGTGCTGCGCAATGGCTCGCTGGTCGGCACCCGCAATACGGCGGAACTGCCGCGGCTGGAGCTGGTACAGATGATGCTGGGACACAGCTTTGATGAATCACTGCTTAAGCGTGGTGAGCATGATGCCGTACAGGGCGAGCCGTTAGTGGAGTTTAGCCAGTATGGCCGTCGCGGTTTGATAGAGAATTTTGATCTGGCGGTACGGCCGGGAGAAATTGTCGGTCTGGCTGGCCTGCTCGGATCAGGGCGCACCGAAACCGCCCAACTGATTTTCGGCATCAAAAAGCATGACTCCGGCCACGCCAAGGTGAAGGGGCGGGCCGTGCGGGTCACCACCCCACGTAAGGCCGCGCGGCTAGGCTTTGGTTACTGCCCGGAGGATCGCAAGACCGATGGCATCATTGGCGCGGCTACGGTTCGTGAGAACATCATTCTGGCGCTTCAGGCGCAACGCGGTTGGCTGCGACCCATTCCCCTCAAAGAGCAGCAGCAACTGGCGACGCACTTCATTAAGTTGTTGGGCATCCGTACCCCCGGCCCGGAACAGGAGATCCAGTATCTCTCTGGCGGCAACCAGCAAAAGGTGCTGCTCTCACGCTGGTTGGCGACCCAACCCAAATTCCTGATCCTGGATGAGCCAACGCGCGGCATTGACGTTGGTGCCCATGCCGAGATTATCCGGCTGATTGAAAAGCTGTGCGCCGACGGGCTGGCGCTGCTGGTGATCTCCTCAGAGCTGGAGGAGCTGGCTGGCTATGCAGACCGTATTGTGGTCCTGCGTGACCACCGCCACATCACCCAGCTGGAACAGCGAGACATCAGCGTTCCGGCCATCATGCAAGCCATTGCCGTCCAGTAA
- the ytfQ gene encoding galactofuranose ABC transporter, galactofuranose-binding protein YtfQ: MYRRLLIAAAVASALCGTAQAEKLVVGFSQIGSESGWRSAETKVSKLEAEKRGITLKIADAQQKQENQIKAVRSFIAQGVDAIFIAPVVATGWAPVLTEAKEANIPVFLLDRTIEVSDPSLYTAAIASDSVHEGEVAGQWLVKEVAGKPCNVVELQGTVGASVAINRKKGFAEGIASAPDIKIIRSQSGDFTRSKGKEVMESFIKAEQNGKNICAVYAHNDDMAIGAIQAIKEAGLKPGSQIKVVSIDGVPDIYKAMLNGEANASVELTPNMAGPAFDALLALKEKGTQPPKFIQTASTLMLPDTAQKEYDLKKDMGY; the protein is encoded by the coding sequence ATGTACAGGCGATTACTGATAGCGGCTGCGGTAGCATCCGCGCTTTGTGGTACCGCACAAGCGGAAAAACTGGTGGTAGGTTTTTCCCAAATAGGATCTGAATCTGGATGGCGCTCTGCCGAGACTAAAGTCTCCAAGCTGGAAGCGGAGAAGCGTGGCATCACGTTAAAGATCGCGGATGCCCAACAGAAGCAAGAGAACCAGATTAAAGCGGTGCGCTCCTTCATTGCCCAGGGCGTTGACGCCATTTTCATCGCGCCCGTGGTGGCGACAGGCTGGGCGCCAGTACTTACCGAAGCCAAAGAGGCCAATATTCCGGTCTTCCTGCTGGATCGTACTATTGAAGTCAGCGATCCCTCCCTGTACACCGCAGCCATCGCCTCTGACAGCGTTCACGAAGGCGAAGTGGCAGGCCAATGGCTGGTGAAAGAGGTGGCTGGCAAGCCCTGTAATGTGGTCGAACTGCAAGGCACCGTGGGTGCCAGCGTAGCGATTAACCGCAAGAAAGGGTTTGCCGAGGGCATCGCTTCCGCGCCAGACATCAAGATTATTCGCTCCCAATCCGGCGACTTTACCCGCAGTAAGGGGAAAGAGGTGATGGAGAGCTTTATCAAAGCTGAGCAGAACGGCAAGAATATCTGCGCGGTGTATGCGCATAACGACGACATGGCAATCGGCGCCATTCAGGCCATCAAAGAGGCGGGCCTGAAGCCCGGTTCACAGATTAAAGTGGTGTCGATTGATGGCGTGCCAGACATCTACAAAGCCATGCTGAATGGCGAGGCCAATGCCTCGGTGGAACTTACCCCCAATATGGCGGGGCCAGCCTTTGACGCGCTGCTGGCGCTGAAAGAGAAGGGCACCCAGCCGCCCAAATTTATCCAGACCGCTTCTACCCTGATGTTGCCCGATACCGCGCAAAAAGAGTATGACCTGAAAAAGGACATGGGCTACTGA